The proteins below are encoded in one region of Citrobacter enshiensis:
- a CDS encoding YhcH/YjgK/YiaL family protein — MITGNIHNLQSWLPEELRQAIEYIKANVTDVTEKGKHDIDGNRLFYLISEDMTEPFEKRRAEFHARYLDIQIVLKGQEGMTFSTQPAGAPETDWLADKDIAFLPEGIEEKTVVLNEGDFVVFYPGEVHKPLCAVGTPATVRKAVVKMLV; from the coding sequence ATGATCACAGGCAATATCCACAATCTGCAATCCTGGCTGCCGGAAGAGCTGCGCCAGGCTATTGAATATATCAAAGCAAACGTGACGGATGTGACCGAAAAGGGTAAGCATGATATCGATGGTAACCGCCTGTTCTATCTGATCTCAGAAGACATGACGGAACCGTTTGAGAAGCGCCGTGCCGAATTCCACGCCCGCTACCTCGATATTCAGATCGTGTTAAAGGGACAGGAAGGGATGACGTTCAGTACGCAACCTGCGGGTGCGCCGGAGACGGACTGGCTGGCGGACAAAGACATCGCGTTTTTACCCGAAGGCATTGAGGAAAAAACCGTTGTGCTGAACGAAGGTGATTTCGTGGTGTTTTATCCGGGTGAAGTGCATAAGCCACTGTGCGCGGTGGGTACACCGGCGACAGTGCGTAAGGCTGTTGTGAAGATGCTGGTGTAG
- the pyrI gene encoding aspartate carbamoyltransferase regulatory subunit, translating to MTHDNKLQVEAIKRGTVIDHIPAQVGFKLLTLFKLTETDQRITIGLNLPSGEMGRKDLIKIENTFLTDEQVNQLSLYAPQATVNRIDDYDVVGKSRPSLPERIESVLVCPNSNCISHAEPVSSSFSVKKRVDDIALKCKYCEKEFSHYVVLAN from the coding sequence ATGACACACGACAACAAACTTCAGGTTGAAGCAATCAAACGCGGCACCGTGATTGACCACATTCCCGCCCAGGTCGGTTTTAAGCTACTGACTCTGTTCAAGCTGACCGAAACTGACCAGCGAATCACCATCGGCCTTAATCTGCCGTCGGGCGAAATGGGCCGCAAAGACCTTATCAAAATCGAAAACACGTTTCTGACCGATGAGCAGGTAAACCAACTCTCTCTGTACGCACCGCAAGCTACCGTGAATCGCATTGATGATTACGACGTTGTGGGTAAATCCCGGCCCAGCCTGCCGGAGCGTATCGAAAGCGTACTGGTCTGCCCGAACAGTAACTGCATCAGCCATGCAGAACCGGTTTCTTCCAGTTTTTCAGTGAAAAAACGCGTAGACGATATTGCACTCAAATGCAAATACTGTGAAAAAGAGTTTTCTCATTATGTGGTGCTCGCCAACTAA
- the pyrB gene encoding aspartate carbamoyltransferase: MANPLYQKHIISINDLSRDDLNLVLATAAKLKTNPQPELLKHKVIASCFFEASTRTRLSFETSMHRLGASVVGFSDSSNTSLGKKGETLADTISVISTYVDAIVMRHPQEGAARLATEFSGTVPVLNAGDGSNQHPTQTLLDLFTIQETQGRLDNLNIAMVGDLKYGRTVHSLTQALAKFEGNRFYFIAPDALAMPQYILDMLDEKGIAWSLHGNFEEVMAEVDILYMTRVQKERLDPSEYANVKAQFVLRASDLNGARENMKVLHPLPRIDEITTDVDKTPHAWYFQQAGNGIFARQALLALVLNRDLAL, encoded by the coding sequence ATGGCTAACCCGCTATATCAAAAACACATCATTTCCATAAACGACCTTAGTCGCGATGACCTCAATCTGGTCCTGGCGACCGCGGCGAAATTAAAAACCAACCCGCAGCCGGAGCTGCTGAAGCACAAAGTGATCGCCAGCTGTTTCTTTGAGGCTTCAACCCGTACCCGCTTATCATTCGAAACCTCAATGCACCGTCTGGGTGCCAGCGTGGTCGGATTCTCCGACAGCAGCAACACCTCTCTGGGTAAAAAGGGCGAGACGCTGGCGGACACCATTTCCGTCATCAGCACCTATGTTGACGCTATCGTCATGCGCCACCCACAGGAAGGCGCGGCGCGTTTGGCCACCGAGTTTTCCGGCACCGTACCGGTCTTGAATGCGGGTGACGGCTCTAACCAGCATCCGACCCAAACGCTGCTGGATTTGTTCACCATTCAGGAGACACAAGGCCGTCTGGATAATCTGAACATCGCGATGGTCGGCGACCTGAAATATGGCCGTACCGTGCACTCTCTGACGCAGGCGCTGGCAAAGTTCGAAGGCAATCGCTTCTACTTCATCGCCCCGGATGCGCTGGCCATGCCGCAGTACATCCTTGATATGCTCGATGAGAAAGGCATTGCCTGGAGTCTGCATGGCAACTTCGAAGAGGTGATGGCTGAGGTGGACATTCTGTATATGACCCGCGTACAGAAAGAGCGCCTGGATCCCTCAGAATACGCCAACGTCAAAGCGCAGTTCGTCCTGCGCGCCAGCGACCTGAACGGCGCGCGTGAAAACATGAAGGTTCTGCACCCGCTGCCGCGTATTGATGAGATCACCACCGACGTCGACAAAACGCCGCACGCCTGGTACTTCCAGCAGGCTGGAAACGGTATTTTCGCTCGCCAGGCGTTACTGGCACTGGTTCTGAATCGCGATCTGGCACTGTAA
- the pyrL gene encoding pyr operon leader peptide — MVQCVRHSVLPRLKTDAGLPFFFPLITNSQPLN, encoded by the coding sequence ATGGTCCAGTGTGTTCGACATTCTGTCTTACCGCGTCTGAAAACAGACGCCGGACTGCCATTTTTCTTTCCGTTGATCACCAATTCCCAGCCCCTCAATTGA